A single window of Shewanella sp. Choline-02u-19 DNA harbors:
- a CDS encoding YHS domain-containing (seleno)protein: protein MKLGFMKTDFISPFFKLTVLLLSFVLVGCTSLGGEPTFQDKGVAVNGYDVVAYFSEQQPVTGKVEYSSQYNNVEWLFSSEQNKIMFEQDQQYYVPQYGGYCAYGMSKGFVVDTDPNAFTILNNKLYLNYSLGVRETWLNDTAVYIERADKNWQEKTAK, encoded by the coding sequence ATGAAGCTAGGTTTTATGAAAACAGATTTTATCAGCCCCTTTTTTAAATTGACGGTACTATTATTGAGTTTTGTCTTAGTGGGGTGCACAAGCTTAGGTGGAGAGCCGACGTTTCAGGATAAAGGCGTGGCGGTGAATGGTTACGATGTAGTCGCTTATTTTTCCGAGCAACAGCCTGTTACAGGCAAAGTAGAATATAGTAGTCAGTACAACAATGTAGAGTGGCTCTTTAGCAGCGAGCAAAATAAAATAATGTTCGAGCAAGATCAGCAGTACTACGTGCCACAATATGGTGGCTATTGCGCTTATGGTATGTCTAAAGGGTTTGTGGTGGATACCGATCCAAATGCGTTTACTATTTTGAATAATAAGCTGTATCTAAACTATAGTCTTGGGGTCAGAGAAACTTGGCTTAACGATACGGCGGTTTATATAGAACGTGCAGATAAAAACTGGCAAGAGAAAACCGCTAAGTAA
- a CDS encoding DUF3010 family protein, translated as MKVCGVELKGGEAIISLLSYEGETYNVPDCRQKSFAISNSAQTDAIREFHFAFSKLLEDYRVDEVVIIEREQKGKGAGSVTSFKLEAVIQVIGVPVTFISPVTIKAQLKRNPPQVDFEGLDLKRFQRNAFDAAYASHNCTIFKREED; from the coding sequence ATGAAAGTTTGTGGCGTAGAGTTAAAAGGTGGCGAAGCCATCATCAGTTTATTAAGTTATGAAGGCGAAACTTACAATGTGCCTGATTGCCGTCAGAAATCATTCGCTATTTCAAACTCAGCACAAACTGACGCTATTCGTGAGTTTCACTTTGCATTTAGTAAACTTTTAGAAGACTACCGTGTAGATGAAGTCGTCATCATTGAGCGTGAGCAAAAAGGTAAAGGCGCTGGTAGCGTCACAAGCTTTAAGCTCGAAGCTGTGATTCAAGTGATTGGCGTTCCGGTAACGTTTATTTCTCCAGTCACGATTAAAGCACAACTAAAGCGTAACCCGCCACAAGTTGACTTTGAAGGGCTAGACCTAAAGCGTTTTCAACGAAATGCTTTTGATGCTGCTTACGCATCTCACAACTGCACCATCTTCAAAAGAGAAGAA